The region TATGTAAGCATGATATTTTGCATAACATCGATCTGTTAATGTTTAGATAGACCTATCGGAAACGAAATACCTGGAGAACATGATTCAAATTATTCGATTGGAATGGAATACCACATTGGCGAGACTACATgacgataatttattcaacGAGTCATAgtaagtgaaaaatttcgagaattgtcaataaaaaacaatgctaaagttttctttcttttcatgcTTCGCTTTATTATGGATAATCAGCTGGGCAACTGACCCTACCGATGTAAATGCGTTCCACACGTTTCAACTTAATCATATaagtatgtaataatttaatcttttatttattaaaaaaatacggattaatttaactttgttACACACTGTTAATAATCTGTTCAGTTGAAAAAGACTGAGATGTTCCCCgcttattattaatgttatattaatacatcCTCTCTTCTTTCACTATTCACGCAGCCATACCTGCCGGAATACTTCAATTCCCATTTTATGAATTGGGTCTTGAGTAAGAATAGGAATAATTACttcatgattatttttatatataaagagatataatataaaaacgaatacaaaaatgaaaaataaaagtagaaaataaacagtaaaAAGCATGAATTTTTCGTGAGGTCATTATTATAGTGACAAAgtcagtaatttttttttaaataattgcagGGCCTTAAATTATGGCGCCATCGGCACGATACTTGGACATGAATTAACTCATGGATTCGACAGTAGCGGTCGGCATTACGACAGTGACGGAAATCTCCGGCAGTGGTGGACTAATGAGACCATCTCGGAGTACTCTGATAGAACTCAATGCTTCATAGATcactataatacatattacgAGAACGAGGCAAGTttagtaacatttttataaagcgtttagtatttaaaaaattaatttcataaaacgtgatttttgaaaaaataaagtgaCGGAACAATTagttcaaatattaaataaacaggtatatttctaagaattttatttaattttaattaaaaaatatataattttattagagtgatactttttaaatatatatatatatatattcggtTATATCAGTTATATCTTAATTCTatggattaatttttatgcaagCATCCTGCTTCAGTTTCAAGGAGTTGAACGACCTGAGCATATCGATGAGTTAATGATACGTCTTGCATAGGTCGACGATTACATTGATGGCGAACTAACCTTGGGCGAGAACATCGCCGATAACGGCGGCCTTCGCGAGGCCGTCATCGCTTACGAGAAGTGGAAAGCCCGGCACGGTCGGGAACCTCTACTTCCGGGATTCACGCAGTTCACGCACGAGCAGttgctctttctttctttcgcgcACGTAAGACAACATTCCAAAGTTACGACATAATAGCCAGGTTCCAATTATCATGTTTAAATATGTCCAAAACAAAAATAGCTAAAGTAtttaggaaaataaaaaattaacaaattagtCAAAAAGACGTTttgattgatattttaaatataaatatttattgtttatacatcAATTTCTACATTATTCTCAGTTTTAAGTTTGAGGAAAAAGAATAGATTCTAagaatttcataataaaaaggttgttttttttttaatttgtagtAGATAAAGCGAAATGCGCTGGGAATTCCCGGACCTGTCtaacttatatttaaattgttgaataattgtatatttttaaatcttaaaattcttCGACGATTCGGTAATCGTCGGTTTATAACTTTATAGGACTGGATTTATGCTcgcttgtttttttatttgtcattgtaaaaaaatcgaatGGAAATTCTCTTCACAACGGGCGACCTTTGTTGAAAAGTGGTTCTCATTTAAATGCTGATTTTAACAttcgagataattgaaaaaaaaagacgacgAGATTAAtagcaataaattataattggtATTCAATCTAATAGCAATTAATTGTGATTGGTATTTACatagtattaatatttgactTGCCTAGATTTCATTAATCAGTCTGCCGATATTAAGATTccttctttatataattatatgacatgtagcataaaaatgttttcgctCTCGTTAAATTATCTTCtccttattaaattttaaattcttcgcAAAAATTGCTTCTAATGTTGTCGAAGTTACGGATAAATGCTTATTggattattttcattatttcagtTGTGGTGCGAGTCTTATACTGCTAAATCACTGAAGTGGATGCTGGAAGATTCTCATTGTCCCGGTCACGTGAGACTTCAAgctgtattaaaaaattccaaagaaTTTAGCACCGTGTGGAATTGTCCCGCTGGATCGAACATGAATCCGTCGATAAAATGTCATGTGTGGTAGCAGCTGCgtcttcgaaaaaaaaaacaatgtttgttatttaatatcgttgattaatcaaatgtttattatttcgtgATATGGAGCtcaaaacaataataatccagcgttaaattaaaacaaaattaattttttatctcgtgAGATTCATGACAAGTTACAATAATGCAAGAGCAATATTTAACAGATAAGAGTTCTTTTTCcctatttcaaatttaaatcaGTGAAAATTGATATAGACTTACGGAGTTTTGTGCATGAGTTGCAATcgctttaatttattgttatctattcgttatatatagtatgtgacgatttgtttctatataatttttgtaagatCTTTTGCACTGATACGCTGGGGACACCCCATTATCATCAAGAAATCAAAGAGTGGTCCAATAATGTTTGTAATAAAAGAGCTTtatttacatacaaaatatatattctctaattCCTATAATCCTTTTGACATCTTTCCAATTTTTAGATGTCTGAAGGACGTCTTTGATCTTGTTATTCCAATCTTGTTATTCTGTTATTCCAATATAGGATATTATATACGATCTGAAATTACACTAGTATgctatacatattttaagttattaaagtaatttcgCTCTTGCTGTCTTACATTGCAATATTTACTCATACCTGTTCccaataacaataaattgataaagaagttttgttattttttttttttggttttattaGTAAATTAGTGTATTAGAAACGTCACGTAGAAAATTGCTTATAAGAAAGTAAATTCGGAAAGTAAATTGAAATTAGATGAAACAAAACAAAGAGAAAACATAAAACTCAAATTTTAggaagtttatttatttaaatattaattaaaatcattaacttatatttaatttttaaatgcgtGGTTTCTCAATAAAAGTTTGTAAAGATCAAACAAcagaaatatgattttgataaatttaaacgaAGTACTATCAAAAGATAGCTTAAGATTcctcaaaaaaattatccagAACATCGATAGAGTATCTTAAAGATCGATTGCGTCTTGTGAAAGTTTACGTATTTATcttcattattatcatcagTAATCATCACTATTCGATCATCTATGCGAATGATAagcatgaaaaaaatttatcgaatGTCGCAAGGTTTATTCTCGTGCTCgaaaaaaagtgatttttttgttaaacagTGTAATCaatccaataatatttattttctttaattactttCAGATCTACCAAAACCACTTgataaacatgaaaatttatcCAGGGATGGCCCTCTCTAATAGTACCTCGATAGTGCCTAGAAGAAGGAAATACCATCCAAATAACTTCGATTTAATCGAAGATGTGAGTGTTATTAGGAAAGTAACTAGCGCAagttttcaaacatttttctcttatatattcaaaagttaaatattaataataataaactgttacaaaggaaaaaaaagcacGAACGATTTCGATTCGACACTTCAGGAATAAGTCGTCGAGTAGTTCTTCGGCGCAATATGTATTTTCACTAAAAAAAGTTTCAGTAGCTTATTCAACGTCCATTACAAGATATacatcttacaattagtacaCGTAGCCACCATTGGCATCGATGGGTTGCACATATTCTTGCTTGCTGCTGGCGGAGGTGATGGTACATCCGGCGCACGCAGTAGAGGGCCCCTTATACCCTTGTTGTGCCTTGATGTGCACGGGCTTGGAAATCGTTTCGCTCTTCAGCACCGCATTGTCGATCGTAACCGAGTCGCTGTTGCTCAAAGAGTGTACGTTAGCCTGATAGCCCGTATTTTTACCCGGGGTCGACGGTACAAACGCTGCACCGGGTACAGAGGGTACATTGGGTACATTGGGTACAGAGGGTATAGAGGGTATAGAGGGTACATCGGGGAAGGACGGGAAGGACGGGAAGGACGGTAGAGAAGGGAAGTTTATCGATGATGCGAAGTTTTGGAACGGATTCTGGTAGTCGGCGAAAGGATTTGAGAAAGTCGGTATGCCTGACAGCACGTTTTGGTACGTTGCCTGGGGGTTCTCGAAGAAGGTCTGCAACGGATTGTCTTTGGTATCCACCGTCAAGTGATGATGAGCAACCGGAACGCTGGTTCTTACGTAATGGTGTACGGGGTACGGCACCGGACGGGGCACTTCCACGGGGTATGCACGATCCACGGTTACCTGCACAGGCTGGGGCACGCGGACGTAGTAGGGCTTGGGAACTTCGACGGTGTGCGGAATGGGAATGCGGACGGCGACGTGCTTGGTCACTGGTACATGGTATGGTTGGGGTACTCCGACGTGCACATGACGATCCAGGGTTTTCACGGGTATATTGCTGTACGAGGGTATGGTGTAGTCCAACTTGGAGAGGTTGTTGATAGCAGAAGTGAAGGAAGGTATGTTGTGCTGAATCGCAcctaaaacagaaaaaaatatctcttactAATATTCTTAaagcatttatttaatttattttttacatgcaaaattttagagttatacaatttttttttttccaagagcatataatattaaaagaaatgaacTGCTAATAATTCTTTCccgaaaatttgaaaaatgtgaatctacaaatttatcaaattaattacgaataaatagtaataaacaaaatgaTCAAACTGCCAAATAAATTAccgattaaatatatattaaattatttgtctattttttaaatcttttactTTGATTTTCTAACATTGCGTAAATTTATGACTTACATTGGACATGATATAGCATTTTTAAGAACAGATTGTAAAGAAATACACAGATTTCTTTTTGATTGAAAGTAAAATGATCAAACACCATGTAATTGAAGAAACTATCTCCGATtgtataacataataaatattcatatgcCATATGCATACATTTGCATTCATCTTCGATGAAAGCCGAGCATGTCACTCAGACATGGTGACAAGTGACAAATGTTTTCATATGTCATCGCGACATTAGTCAAGCATTAGAATATTTCCATACGTGACTCTTGCGACCGGCCTCGAACGGCAGAAGCTTCGACCCGCTAGTACTTATATATGGAAATTGTCAAATATCTTACGTAACTCGGCGCAAACGGTATTCATGCCTGTTTTTACAAGTCTAATGTAGATTTAGGAGAGAAGCCGTAAATTCTCGACGGGCGCGGCGCGACCGAAGGAGGTCGTAAATTCCCGGTAGATGGACGCTCACCTTGGGAATCAGTGGGCAGATGAGACGCTGTCACCTTCACCTGCGGAAGGGAGACGGTATGCGGAATATTTTCCACGTGCTTTTGAACAACCGCCGGTTGCTGGACGTGGTGGGCTTCATCGTGACCCTCGGGAATAGCGGACTTCTGCACATGCACAGTGTCGAATTTTGGCTGCTCCTGGATGGTCGTCTACGGGAAATTCGATATTTACGCGCGCGTTAAAACATTGTATgacaaaaatatagattttaataatatatatattaattataagtcCAGTGAAAGGATGTGGGTAAAATGCGAATTTTGGTACAATGTCAAAAAGCTACAGTTCAGTATAGGATTAAAGATATTCGAGATTAGAGTGACAAGAATGAATAAGCAAGATAGAAACAAATGTACGATAGACGCATAGCTAATTAACACATATCAATTGTCGCACCTTCACCGCGGGAGTTCCGTTTGTGGGAAGTTTGTGGGACATTAACAAGTTCCTCGTGTTGAAAATAGAAAGTAGCAGTCCGTAAACGTAAGTAGCACTAATAAGTGCTTTAAATTCAGTAGTACTGtgaattacttttaattattttatttttgtcaccCTAACCGACCAACTTTAAGCTATCCAAAATAACGTTGTCGTTGAATGCCTACCTTAACGTTATAGAAAGTGACTGGCGCTTGGATAGATGGTGCTCGATAATCACCATTC is a window of Temnothorax longispinosus isolate EJ_2023e chromosome 1, Tlon_JGU_v1, whole genome shotgun sequence DNA encoding:
- the LOC139819400 gene encoding uncharacterized protein, with translation MLLFQVCIGVVLAAPAEENPKQKRDILPGDPRYGTEEHHHQEHEHHEHENEVQISKSAGGYVGSYTLPDDTEDHSLFQVQPQSSYGPPTHTPGKPLGSDFLASGDADQTQAPLLVPSTSYGIPDNNQIFNNNYLIPANDDKNSAIIKTTIQEQPKFDTVHVQKSAIPEGHDEAHHVQQPAVVQKHVENIPHTVSLPQVKVTASHLPTDSQGAIQHNIPSFTSAINNLSKLDYTIPSYSNIPVKTLDRHVHVGVPQPYHVPVTKHVAVRIPIPHTVEVPKPYYVRVPQPVQVTVDRAYPVEVPRPVPYPVHHYVRTSVPVAHHHLTVDTKDNPLQTFFENPQATYQNVLSGIPTFSNPFADYQNPFQNFASSINFPSLPSFPSFPSFPDVPSIPSIPSVPNVPNVPSVPGAAFVPSTPGKNTGYQANVHSLSNSDSVTIDNAVLKSETISKPVHIKAQQGYKGPSTACAGCTITSASSKQEYVQPIDANGGYVY